Proteins from one Staphylococcus sp. IVB6214 genomic window:
- a CDS encoding peptide chain release factor 3 encodes MSIKDEVSARKTFAIISHPDAGKTTLTEKLLFFSGAIREAGTVKGKKTGKFATSDWMKVEQERGISVTSSVMQFDYDDYKINILDTPGHEDFSEDTYRTLMAVDSAVMVIDCAKGIEPQTLKLFKVCKMRGIPIFTFINKLDRVGKEPFELLDEIETTLGIETYPMNWPVGMGQNFFGIIDRHERTIEPFRDEENILHINEDYELEESHEIADDSAFTQAIEELMLVDEAGESFDEEALKNGDLTPVFFGSALANFGVQNFLNAYVDHAPMPHSRQTEEDMEVTPFDEQFSGFIFKIQANMDPKHRDRIAFMRIVSGAFERGMDVKLQRTGKKSKITRSTSFMADDKETVNHAVAGDIIGLYDTGNFQIGDTLVGGNQKFHFKSLPQFTPEIFMKVSPKNVMKQKHFHKGIEQLVQEGAIQYYQSLHTNQIILGAVGQLQFEVFEHRMNNEYNVDVIMEPVGKKIARWIENEEDVEDKMNSSRSILVRDRYDHKVFLFENDFATRWFEEKFPNIKLYSLL; translated from the coding sequence ATGAGTATCAAAGATGAAGTATCAGCGCGTAAAACCTTTGCGATTATATCGCATCCCGATGCTGGGAAAACAACTTTAACAGAGAAACTACTATTTTTTAGTGGTGCGATTCGTGAAGCGGGAACAGTTAAAGGGAAAAAGACAGGTAAGTTTGCGACAAGTGACTGGATGAAGGTGGAACAAGAACGTGGGATTTCTGTAACGAGTTCTGTCATGCAGTTTGATTATGATGATTACAAAATTAATATTTTGGATACACCGGGGCATGAAGATTTTTCGGAAGACACATACCGTACTTTAATGGCGGTCGACAGTGCAGTGATGGTGATTGACTGTGCAAAAGGGATTGAGCCACAAACATTGAAACTATTCAAAGTTTGTAAAATGCGTGGGATTCCAATCTTTACGTTTATTAACAAATTAGACCGTGTCGGTAAAGAACCTTTTGAATTATTGGACGAGATTGAAACAACATTAGGAATCGAAACATATCCGATGAATTGGCCGGTTGGTATGGGTCAAAACTTCTTCGGTATTATTGATCGCCATGAGCGTACAATTGAACCATTCCGTGACGAAGAAAATATTTTACACATCAATGAAGATTATGAATTGGAAGAGTCACATGAGATTGCAGATGATAGTGCCTTTACACAAGCGATTGAAGAATTAATGCTTGTTGATGAAGCGGGTGAATCATTCGATGAAGAAGCGTTAAAAAATGGTGACTTAACACCCGTATTCTTCGGGTCAGCCCTTGCAAACTTTGGTGTCCAGAACTTCTTGAACGCATATGTAGACCATGCACCTATGCCACATTCACGTCAAACAGAAGAAGATATGGAAGTGACGCCATTCGACGAACAATTTTCTGGGTTTATTTTCAAAATTCAAGCGAATATGGACCCAAAACACCGTGATCGTATTGCATTTATGCGTATCGTAAGTGGTGCATTTGAACGTGGTATGGACGTGAAGTTACAGCGAACAGGTAAGAAATCTAAAATTACCCGATCTACAAGTTTTATGGCGGATGACAAAGAAACAGTGAACCATGCGGTTGCTGGAGATATTATTGGGTTATATGATACGGGTAACTTCCAAATCGGAGATACGCTTGTAGGTGGCAACCAGAAGTTCCATTTCAAATCACTGCCACAGTTCACACCGGAGATTTTTATGAAAGTATCACCGAAGAACGTGATGAAGCAGAAGCACTTCCATAAAGGAATTGAACAGCTCGTACAAGAAGGAGCAATTCAATATTATCAATCGCTGCACACGAATCAAATTATTCTTGGTGCTGTTGGACAGTTACAATTTGAAGTGTTTGAGCATCGCATGAATAATGAATACAACGTTGATGTCATTATGGAACCAGTTGGCAAGAAAATCGCACGTTGGATCGAAAATGAAGAAGACGTGGAAGATAAAATGAACTCAAGCCGTTCCATTCTTGTAAGAGACCGCTATGATCATAAAGTCTTCTTATTTGAAAATGACTTTGCGACACGTTGGTTCGAGGAGAAATTCCCAAACATTAAATTGTATAGCTTATTGTAA
- a CDS encoding TrkH family potassium uptake protein: protein MSIINQLFKKSSPQQGIVMYYLFAIVVAFLLLNLPGVHKPGVHVAPIDTLFVAVSGVSVTGLTPVNISETYSAFGYIVILFILNTGGIGVMAIGTLLWVVLGKHIGIRERQLIMLDNNKDSMSGTVRLIFDIIRAILVIEFVGALLLTFYFYRDLNNIQEAILQGLFVSISATTNGGLDITGDSLIPYANDYFVQTIVMFLIILGSIGFPVLLEIKAYIKNRIPNFRFSLFTKVTTVTYLGILILGTLGILLIETNGVFKGESWHKTFFYALFQSVTTRSAGLQTVDVAQFSDATNLLMGGLMFIGSSPSSVGGGIRTTTFAILVLFILNYKPNAERSAIKVFNREIHVQDIHRSFAVFILAVFFTTVGIFTIMLNEAGHIQFIQIYFEIMSAFGTCGLSTGITSELGNISKVVLMILMFVGRVGLISFIIMISGNREVTKYHYPKEHIQIG, encoded by the coding sequence ATGTCAATTATTAACCAATTGTTCAAAAAATCCAGTCCACAACAGGGGATTGTAATGTACTATCTTTTTGCAATTGTTGTGGCATTCTTATTATTGAACTTGCCAGGTGTCCACAAACCAGGCGTTCACGTCGCACCCATCGATACGTTATTTGTCGCTGTATCGGGGGTGAGTGTGACAGGTTTGACGCCAGTTAATATCTCTGAAACATATTCAGCATTTGGGTACATCGTCATATTATTCATATTGAATACAGGTGGTATTGGTGTGATGGCGATTGGTACTTTACTATGGGTAGTTCTAGGGAAACATATCGGTATCCGTGAGCGTCAGTTGATTATGTTAGATAACAACAAAGACTCAATGAGTGGGACAGTTCGATTAATTTTTGATATTATCCGAGCAATTTTGGTGATTGAATTTGTTGGTGCACTGCTACTGACATTTTATTTCTATCGGGATTTGAACAATATACAAGAAGCCATCTTGCAAGGTCTCTTTGTCTCCATCTCTGCAACGACCAATGGTGGTTTAGATATCACGGGAGACTCACTTATCCCTTATGCCAATGATTATTTCGTTCAAACAATCGTTATGTTTCTCATTATTTTAGGGTCTATTGGCTTCCCAGTTTTATTAGAGATTAAAGCTTATATTAAAAATAGAATTCCTAACTTCCGATTTTCACTCTTTACGAAAGTAACAACAGTGACATATCTCGGTATTCTTATCTTAGGAACACTTGGTATCTTGTTAATCGAAACAAATGGAGTATTCAAAGGAGAATCGTGGCACAAAACGTTCTTTTATGCGCTATTCCAGTCCGTTACAACGAGAAGTGCAGGCTTGCAAACGGTGGATGTCGCACAGTTCTCTGATGCTACGAACTTGTTAATGGGTGGTTTGATGTTTATCGGTTCCTCACCAAGTTCAGTCGGTGGGGGGATTCGTACGACAACATTTGCGATCTTGGTATTGTTTATTTTGAACTATAAGCCGAATGCTGAACGCTCTGCGATTAAAGTCTTTAATAGAGAAATACATGTACAAGATATTCACCGATCGTTTGCTGTGTTTATTCTTGCAGTGTTCTTCACGACTGTTGGGATATTCACAATCATGTTGAATGAAGCTGGGCACATTCAGTTTATTCAAATTTATTTTGAAATCATGTCAGCCTTTGGAACATGTGGGTTGTCAACAGGCATTACTTCCGAACTGGGCAATATCTCTAAAGTTGTATTAATGATATTGATGTTTGTCGGTCGTGTTGGTTTGATTTCATTTATCATTATGATTAGTGGTAATCGAGAAGTAACGAAATACCATTATCCGAAAGAACACATACAAATTGGATAA
- a CDS encoding TerC family protein — translation MDPSLILSYGWVVLVLVFLEGLLAADNAIVMAVMVRHLPPKQRKKALFYGLLGAFVFRFLALFLISILANFWWIQALGAAYLLFMSAKNLYQFFSKKGADHSGDDISDDAFNFDKEVSPKEFWGTVAKVEFADIAFAIDSMLAALAIAVTLPEIGIHFGGMDAGQFGVMLTGGLIGVILMRFAATFFVEFLNKYPGLEGAAFAIVGWVGIKLVILVLAHEDIALIPHDFPHSATWQIIFWVVMIGLVVLGWFTSVVKNKKEN, via the coding sequence ATGGATCCAAGTTTAATTTTATCTTATGGATGGGTTGTCCTCGTGTTAGTCTTCTTAGAAGGTTTACTCGCAGCGGATAACGCCATCGTAATGGCGGTTATGGTAAGACATTTACCACCGAAACAACGTAAAAAAGCACTGTTTTATGGTTTATTAGGTGCCTTTGTATTTCGTTTTTTGGCACTGTTCCTCATCAGTATTTTAGCAAATTTCTGGTGGATCCAAGCGCTAGGAGCAGCATATCTATTATTCATGTCAGCCAAGAACCTATACCAATTCTTTAGTAAAAAAGGTGCCGATCATTCGGGTGACGATATCAGTGATGACGCCTTTAATTTTGACAAAGAAGTTAGTCCAAAAGAATTCTGGGGCACAGTAGCAAAAGTTGAATTTGCGGATATTGCATTTGCAATTGACTCAATGCTTGCGGCACTTGCAATCGCAGTGACATTGCCTGAGATCGGTATTCATTTCGGCGGTATGGATGCCGGACAGTTTGGTGTGATGCTGACTGGTGGCTTAATCGGTGTTATCTTAATGCGTTTCGCTGCGACATTCTTTGTTGAATTCTTGAATAAATATCCAGGATTAGAAGGAGCAGCTTTTGCCATTGTTGGTTGGGTCGGTATCAAGTTAGTGATTCTTGTATTAGCACACGAAGATATCGCACTTATCCCACATGACTTCCCACACTCAGCAACATGGCAAATCATTTTCTGGGTTGTTATGATTGGACTTGTTGTTTTAGGCTGGTTCACATCAGTTGTGAAGAACAAAAAAGAAAATTAA
- a CDS encoding serine protease, with protein sequence MDQEKKQVIPRRSYRRKRREFFHNEEREARIKEQQKADALKAEKEKAQAKNNEERVKDNLRKARIEKLTHEEKKTSKKIYKVNPTSKSAESVNVDSNQQQVEEEQPSNEQLRIQQDLYKQQANDIQREKQEQQEKDTKDTTVDETTSTDSKTPQRVSSEKEGWLEKVIQFISREWAKILVVLGALLILILLFSIFNIVNSNGNQSTGAMEESQSASHKQLVGAMKYANDATKSVVAVENNQEATPETVQDAEQQAQVQNESGSGVVCKKVDGLLYILTNAHVVGDKKDHTLTYGDDKTVTGTVIGKDKWSDIALMTVKASKVDEKQLKPFKRGNAEKLVLGESVLVVGNPLGMDFRNTVGQGIVSGLDRNVPIDIDKDNEYDMLVHAFQVDAPVNPGDSGGAVIDQDGKLIGIASLKISMPNVEGMAFAIPINDAEKIAKKLEKDGKIDYPNSKISLKDVSTLSQGERASYQIDDKVKEGAVVQDIAKDSPARQSGLKTGDVIVALDGKPTKDRLVYRQKLYQHVVKDKPVKLKVIRDGEDKQISFDL encoded by the coding sequence ATGGATCAAGAAAAAAAACAGGTGATCCCGCGACGATCTTATAGGCGAAAACGTCGTGAATTTTTCCATAATGAAGAGCGTGAAGCAAGAATTAAAGAACAACAAAAGGCAGATGCATTAAAAGCTGAGAAAGAAAAAGCGCAAGCCAAAAATAATGAAGAACGTGTGAAAGATAACTTGCGGAAAGCCCGTATTGAAAAGCTGACACATGAGGAGAAAAAGACGAGTAAAAAGATTTATAAAGTGAACCCAACAAGTAAGTCTGCGGAATCAGTCAATGTTGATTCAAATCAACAACAAGTTGAAGAAGAACAACCGTCTAATGAACAGTTGCGTATTCAACAAGACTTGTATAAGCAACAAGCAAACGATATTCAACGTGAAAAACAAGAACAACAGGAAAAAGATACAAAAGACACAACAGTAGATGAGACAACATCAACAGATTCGAAAACACCACAACGTGTATCTAGTGAAAAGGAGGGGTGGCTTGAGAAGGTGATTCAATTTATTTCACGTGAATGGGCAAAAATCTTAGTCGTTCTAGGTGCACTGCTCATTTTAATTTTATTATTTTCTATTTTCAACATTGTGAACAGCAATGGCAATCAATCGACAGGTGCGATGGAAGAATCGCAATCAGCATCACATAAACAACTTGTTGGAGCCATGAAATATGCTAATGATGCCACTAAGTCTGTTGTAGCTGTTGAAAATAATCAAGAAGCAACACCGGAAACAGTCCAAGATGCAGAACAACAAGCACAAGTCCAAAATGAAAGTGGCTCAGGTGTCGTCTGCAAAAAAGTAGACGGCTTACTTTATATTTTAACGAATGCACATGTTGTTGGAGATAAAAAAGATCATACTTTGACATATGGTGATGACAAGACCGTAACAGGGACTGTGATTGGTAAAGATAAATGGTCAGATATCGCCTTGATGACTGTAAAAGCATCTAAGGTGGATGAAAAACAACTCAAACCATTTAAGAGAGGAAATGCAGAGAAGCTTGTATTAGGTGAATCTGTGCTTGTCGTTGGGAACCCTTTAGGTATGGACTTTAGAAATACAGTAGGTCAAGGGATTGTTTCAGGTTTAGATCGTAATGTTCCAATTGATATTGACAAAGATAATGAATATGACATGCTCGTTCATGCATTTCAAGTAGATGCACCAGTAAATCCGGGTGATTCAGGTGGTGCTGTGATTGACCAAGATGGAAAGTTAATCGGAATTGCTTCATTAAAAATTTCAATGCCTAATGTCGAAGGAATGGCATTCGCCATCCCAATCAATGATGCTGAAAAAATTGCAAAAAAACTCGAAAAAGATGGTAAAATAGATTATCCAAATTCAAAAATCAGCTTAAAAGATGTCTCAACCCTTTCACAAGGAGAACGCGCATCATATCAAATTGACGACAAAGTAAAAGAAGGCGCTGTTGTACAAGACATTGCCAAAGATAGTCCAGCCCGTCAATCTGGCTTGAAAACAGGAGATGTGATTGTCGCATTGGATGGTAAACCAACGAAAGATAGACTTGTTTATCGTCAGAAGTTGTATCAACATGTTGTTAAAGATAAACCAGTAAAATTAAAAGTAATACGTGATGGTGAAGATAAGCAAATCTCATTTGATCTGTAA
- a CDS encoding 2'-5' RNA ligase family protein, which yields MILGLALIPSKSFQDEVNAYRKRYDKQYIKIQPHITIKSHFEVDDAELEAVKADIKTRIEGTQPVEIHATKASNFAPTTNVIYFKVEKTEALDDLFKRFDGEAFYGEAEHPFVPHFTIAQGLTSQEFEDIYGQVRLAGVDHKETIDQLSLLQFDEAADKWQVIETYPLA from the coding sequence ATGATTTTAGGATTAGCGTTAATTCCATCAAAAAGTTTTCAAGATGAGGTCAATGCTTATCGTAAGCGTTACGATAAACAATATATTAAAATTCAGCCTCATATCACGATTAAAAGTCATTTTGAAGTGGATGATGCAGAACTAGAAGCGGTGAAAGCAGATATCAAAACACGTATAGAAGGCACACAACCTGTTGAAATTCATGCGACAAAAGCTTCTAATTTTGCACCTACAACGAATGTGATTTATTTCAAAGTAGAAAAAACAGAAGCATTAGATGACTTATTCAAGCGCTTCGATGGGGAAGCATTCTACGGCGAAGCAGAGCATCCATTTGTACCACACTTCACAATTGCACAAGGTTTGACAAGTCAAGAGTTTGAAGATATCTATGGACAAGTTCGTCTAGCAGGTGTTGATCACAAAGAAACAATCGATCAATTATCATTATTACAATTTGATGAAGCAGCTGATAAATGGCAAGTCATCGAAACGTATCCATTAGCTTAA
- a CDS encoding diglucosyl diacylglycerol synthase, which translates to MSTQKKKILILTGSFGNGHIQVTNSIVSHLNKMQLDDLTVIEHDLFLEAHPVITTICKQWYINSFKYFRRMYQAFYYSRPDEIDKCFYKYYGLNKLLNLLLKEKPDLILLTFPTPVMSVLTQQFNMNIPIATVITDYRMHKNWITPNSSRYYVATDDLKAELTDIGIPNDHTKVTGIPVSAQFEAPIDHIQWCHQHHLDPAAPTILMSAGAFGVSKGFQTMIERILADTPHAQVVMICGRNKDLKRQLSTAFKNNKNVFILGYTKEMNEWMAVSQLMITKPGGITISEGLARRTPMIFLNPAPGQELENAHYFESKGFGRIADTPDDAIDIVTHLLQHPDALNQMVQHMTDARIENATQKLCNDLLHLLYDSTAYQNVYGRVPLYARLLVK; encoded by the coding sequence ATGAGTACTCAGAAGAAAAAAATATTAATACTGACTGGTTCCTTTGGTAATGGTCATATCCAAGTCACAAATAGTATTGTATCGCATTTAAATAAGATGCAACTGGATGATCTAACGGTTATCGAGCATGACTTATTTTTAGAAGCACATCCTGTGATTACAACTATTTGTAAACAATGGTATATTAATAGTTTTAAATATTTTCGTCGCATGTATCAAGCATTCTATTACAGTCGTCCAGATGAAATAGACAAATGCTTCTATAAATACTATGGACTGAACAAACTATTAAATCTACTTTTGAAGGAAAAACCTGATTTAATCTTATTAACTTTTCCTACGCCTGTTATGTCGGTATTAACACAACAATTTAATATGAATATACCGATTGCGACAGTAATTACAGATTACCGTATGCATAAAAACTGGATTACACCAAATTCATCACGCTATTATGTCGCAACTGATGATTTAAAAGCTGAATTAACAGATATTGGTATCCCGAATGATCACACCAAGGTGACTGGAATCCCAGTGTCTGCACAATTTGAAGCACCTATTGATCATATACAGTGGTGCCATCAACACCATTTGGATCCAGCTGCACCTACCATTCTAATGTCGGCCGGTGCTTTCGGTGTGTCAAAAGGTTTCCAAACAATGATAGAACGGATTTTAGCCGATACACCACACGCACAGGTTGTGATGATATGTGGACGTAATAAAGACTTAAAACGACAACTCTCAACTGCGTTCAAAAACAATAAAAACGTCTTCATTCTAGGCTATACCAAAGAAATGAATGAATGGATGGCTGTCAGTCAACTTATGATTACGAAGCCGGGTGGCATTACGATTTCGGAAGGATTAGCGCGTCGAACGCCGATGATCTTCTTAAATCCTGCCCCCGGTCAAGAGCTGGAAAATGCACATTATTTCGAGTCAAAAGGTTTTGGCAGAATAGCCGATACACCTGATGATGCGATTGATATCGTGACACATTTATTACAACATCCTGATGCATTAAATCAAATGGTGCAACACATGACTGATGCACGTATTGAGAATGCGACACAAAAACTTTGTAACGACTTACTTCATTTACTTTATGATTCGACTGCATATCAAAATGTTTATGGAAGGGTTCCTTTATATGCAAGATTACTCGTTAAATAA
- a CDS encoding YueH family protein: MKIRESHSEGYSAKVFIYENKKEDYFVVAVPDLHWSMMIDDTLFGEALTEHLMMHLFNVLDEDEAEILALRMTQWIQET, from the coding sequence ATGAAGATTAGAGAAAGTCACAGTGAAGGATATTCAGCGAAAGTGTTTATTTATGAGAACAAAAAGGAAGATTATTTTGTCGTTGCAGTGCCAGACTTACATTGGTCTATGATGATTGATGATACGTTATTTGGCGAAGCGCTGACAGAGCACCTCATGATGCACTTATTCAATGTACTTGATGAAGATGAAGCAGAAATATTAGCGTTACGCATGACGCAATGGATACAAGAAACATAG
- a CDS encoding MFS transporter, which yields MQDYSLNNKDYTKNFSLLIIILFLMEFARGMYVLSYLPLLPTATSIAVGITSAAISVHFIADAVSNFFIGFILKRWGPRIVLTLGFVLALFSLILVIFMPTSPIVLIVSALMLGIAVCPIWVIMLANVDERTRGKQMGYVYFAWLAGLLVGMIGMNLIFKSHPITFNFLMPLIVAVAFVLYFFVKVRLTDYHTKNVREQFKQIVDVSRRHIILFPGILLQGIAISALIPVLPQYAIDIVGVTTVEYTAAIIIGGIGCTISMLGLSKLIDHFAHRFMYSMIFVGFLCYGIAMISFTMITNIFIVWGIALLVGLIYGLLLPSWNTFMAGFIHPSEQEETWGVINSIQGFGAMAGPIIGGPLSQFFGSPIYTFYFSASLIFFLTCFYGFYFLKQLRRTT from the coding sequence ATGCAAGATTACTCGTTAAATAATAAAGACTACACGAAAAACTTTTCTTTATTAATTATCATATTATTTCTTATGGAGTTTGCACGTGGCATGTACGTGCTCAGTTATTTACCTTTGTTACCAACAGCGACTTCTATTGCTGTTGGTATTACTTCTGCGGCCATTTCTGTGCACTTTATTGCCGATGCAGTTTCTAACTTCTTTATTGGATTCATTTTAAAACGATGGGGACCACGCATTGTACTCACATTAGGGTTTGTCTTAGCATTGTTCAGTTTAATACTCGTTATCTTTATGCCTACTTCTCCTATCGTACTCATCGTAAGTGCGCTTATGTTAGGGATTGCAGTATGTCCAATATGGGTCATTATGTTGGCAAATGTCGATGAGAGAACACGTGGAAAACAGATGGGCTATGTATATTTTGCGTGGCTAGCTGGACTGCTTGTCGGGATGATTGGAATGAACCTTATCTTCAAAAGTCATCCGATTACGTTCAATTTCTTGATGCCACTTATTGTTGCAGTAGCATTTGTACTCTACTTTTTTGTAAAAGTCCGACTCACTGACTATCACACGAAAAATGTACGAGAACAATTCAAACAAATTGTGGATGTATCTCGACGTCATATCATTCTGTTCCCCGGAATTTTATTGCAAGGGATTGCGATTAGTGCATTGATTCCAGTTTTACCGCAATATGCGATTGATATCGTTGGCGTGACGACTGTTGAATACACAGCTGCGATAATTATTGGGGGAATTGGTTGTACGATATCAATGCTCGGACTTTCTAAGCTCATTGACCACTTCGCACACCGCTTTATGTACAGTATGATTTTCGTCGGTTTTCTTTGTTATGGTATTGCAATGATTTCATTCACAATGATTACAAATATTTTTATCGTTTGGGGAATCGCACTGCTTGTCGGACTCATTTATGGTCTACTTCTCCCGTCATGGAATACATTCATGGCTGGCTTTATTCATCCTTCTGAGCAAGAAGAAACATGGGGTGTGATAAACAGTATTCAAGGTTTTGGTGCAATGGCTGGCCCGATTATTGGTGGCCCACTGTCACAATTTTTTGGAAGTCCCATTTATACATTTTACTTTTCAGCAAGTCTTATCTTCTTTTTAACTTGTTTTTATGGCTTTTACTTTTTAAAACAATTACGTCGTACCACATAA
- a CDS encoding UDP-N-acetylmuramoyl-L-alanyl-D-glutamate--L-lysine ligase, whose protein sequence is MNAQELFQHILMKQVVGTLDREIDDITTDSRTAREGSIFVASKGYTVDSHRFAQNVVAQGCKVIVVSRELELTGDVTQVIVTDTLRVASHLAHRLYDFPSKKMTTIGVTGTNGKTSIATMIHHIFRKLNKGSAYLGTNGFQINEHVTKGQNTTPETVSLTKKLHEAVQADATAMTLEVSSHGLSLGRLSGVTFDVAIFSNLTQDHLDFHGTMEAYGHAKSLLFSQLGQDVSQAKYAIVNNDDAFSEYLQSVTPYEIFTYGIEQDAQFMAKNIKATLQGVTFDFVTPFGTYVVKSPYVGEFNIANLMAAMLGVWASGESLERVTQVVETLEPVEGRLEVLDPSLPIDLIIDYAHTADGMTKLIDAVQPFVKQKLIFLIGMAGERDLTKTPEMGRVASRADYVILTPDNPANDDPKMLTAELAKGMTHDNYVEFTDRAEGIQHAIEMAEPGDTVVLASKGREPFQIMAGHVKVPHRDDLIGLEAAYDKFGGRPDED, encoded by the coding sequence GTGAATGCGCAAGAACTTTTTCAACATATATTAATGAAACAAGTAGTTGGAACATTAGATAGAGAAATAGATGATATCACAACAGATTCTCGCACGGCTAGAGAAGGAAGTATCTTTGTAGCGTCTAAAGGCTATACAGTGGATAGTCATCGCTTTGCACAAAATGTTGTAGCACAAGGTTGTAAAGTGATTGTTGTGAGTCGTGAACTGGAATTAACAGGTGATGTAACACAAGTGATTGTGACTGATACATTGCGAGTGGCAAGTCATCTTGCTCATCGCTTGTATGACTTCCCAAGTAAAAAGATGACAACAATCGGCGTGACGGGAACAAATGGTAAAACATCAATCGCTACGATGATTCATCATATATTCCGCAAACTGAATAAAGGCAGTGCTTATTTAGGGACAAACGGCTTTCAAATAAATGAGCATGTCACAAAAGGGCAAAATACGACACCAGAGACGGTATCCCTTACTAAAAAACTACATGAAGCGGTGCAAGCAGATGCAACTGCGATGACATTAGAAGTTTCATCGCATGGATTGAGCTTAGGGCGGTTGAGTGGTGTTACTTTTGATGTTGCGATATTTTCAAATTTAACACAAGATCATTTAGACTTTCATGGGACAATGGAAGCATATGGTCATGCGAAATCGTTGTTATTTAGCCAGTTAGGTCAAGATGTGTCACAAGCTAAATATGCGATTGTGAACAATGATGATGCCTTTTCTGAGTATTTACAGTCGGTCACACCATATGAAATATTTACATATGGAATTGAACAAGATGCACAATTTATGGCGAAAAATATTAAGGCAACGTTACAAGGTGTTACTTTTGACTTTGTTACGCCTTTTGGGACGTATGTTGTTAAATCACCTTATGTTGGTGAATTCAATATCGCAAACCTTATGGCCGCGATGCTCGGTGTATGGGCAAGTGGCGAAAGTTTAGAGCGAGTGACACAAGTTGTTGAAACGCTAGAGCCTGTTGAAGGGCGACTAGAGGTACTTGACCCATCATTACCAATTGATTTAATCATTGATTATGCACATACCGCAGATGGCATGACAAAGCTAATCGACGCAGTACAACCATTCGTGAAACAGAAGTTAATCTTTTTGATTGGTATGGCGGGAGAACGTGATTTGACGAAAACGCCAGAAATGGGTCGTGTTGCTTCACGTGCAGACTATGTCATTTTAACGCCTGACAACCCAGCAAACGATGATCCTAAAATGCTGACGGCTGAGTTGGCAAAGGGAATGACCCATGATAACTATGTAGAATTTACAGATCGTGCAGAAGGTATCCAACACGCTATTGAAATGGCAGAACCGGGCGATACGGTTGTCTTGGCATCCAAAGGGCGCGAACCTTTCCAAATTATGGCTGGCCATGTGAAGGTACCACATCGTGATGATTTGATTGGTTTAGAAGCGGCCTATGATAAGTTTGGAGGTCGTCCAGATGAAGATTAG